From bacterium, one genomic window encodes:
- a CDS encoding Rrf2 family transcriptional regulator, translated as MKLSTKGRYGVRAVFDMAYYGKGRPAQIRTIAERQEIPIRYLEQILNRLRRAGLVRTIRGPKGGYFLGKNPDQITVADVVRATDGPLNLVRCKEARRKDLQCHRAPKCVVRQVWEEASKRLNDYLDSVTIGNLCSEAEKMEL; from the coding sequence ATGAAACTTTCTACCAAAGGACGCTACGGGGTGAGAGCTGTTTTCGACATGGCCTACTACGGAAAGGGCCGGCCGGCTCAGATCCGCACCATTGCCGAGCGCCAGGAGATACCCATAAGGTACCTGGAGCAGATCCTGAACCGTCTCAGGAGGGCCGGATTGGTGCGCACCATCAGGGGGCCCAAGGGAGGATACTTTCTGGGGAAGAACCCTGATCAGATAACCGTGGCAGACGTTGTCAGGGCAACTGATGGGCCCTTGAATTTAGTTAGATGCAAGGAGGCACGCCGCAAAGACCTGCAGTGCCACAGGGCTCCTAAGTGTGTTGTGCGCCAGGTTTGGGAGGAAGCCAGTAAGAGACTAAACGATTATCTGGATTCAGTGACCATTGGAAATCTTTGCTCTGAAGCCGAGAAGATGGAGCTTTGA
- a CDS encoding KH domain-containing protein, protein MKELVRVVACALVDRPEEVEVVEVTGGSTSVIELRVAKEDVGKIIGRQGHTANAIRTILNGVAAKLKKRAVLEIVE, encoded by the coding sequence ATGAAGGAGCTGGTGCGAGTGGTGGCTTGTGCGCTTGTGGATCGCCCCGAGGAGGTGGAGGTGGTAGAGGTCACAGGCGGAAGCACTTCTGTGATAGAGCTGAGGGTAGCCAAGGAAGATGTGGGAAAGATCATTGGCCGACAGGGACATACGGCCAATGCCATCCGCACCATTCTAAACGGAGTGGCGGCCAAGCTAAAAAAAAGGGCGGTGCTGGAGATAGTGGAATAG
- a CDS encoding DUF1232 domain-containing protein has protein sequence MSTEEDFYQRLRGRIHHWAETAGGSHRWIEYLMWAPDLFHLLWRLSLDPQVPHHIKARLLVAIAYFISPLDLIPEAVFGPAAYADDVALAAYVLGSILNELDPELLRRHWAGNQDVLGVIKAILKVARSMVGTGIWSRLRRHF, from the coding sequence ATGTCCACAGAAGAGGATTTCTATCAAAGGCTTCGTGGGCGCATACACCACTGGGCCGAAACAGCAGGAGGTTCCCACAGGTGGATAGAGTACCTCATGTGGGCCCCTGATCTTTTTCACCTGCTGTGGCGCCTCTCTTTAGACCCCCAAGTACCCCATCACATCAAGGCAAGGCTGTTGGTGGCCATAGCCTATTTCATATCCCCCTTGGATCTGATTCCAGAAGCGGTTTTTGGCCCTGCTGCCTATGCCGATGACGTGGCCCTGGCAGCCTACGTGCTGGGGTCCATCCTCAATGAGCTGGATCCAGAATTACTGCGGCGTCATTGGGCAGGCAACCAGGATGTGCTCGGGGTCATCAAAGCCATATTGAAGGTGGCCCGAAGCATGGTGGGCACAGGAATCTGGTCCAGGCTCAGGCGTCATTTTTGA
- a CDS encoding NUDIX hydrolase → MNLPMDTQHEQHHPLDPGYRFCPKCGHELEKRLIKAGEPERLVCKSCGFIFYLDSKVAVGTIPILQGRVVLLRRAIDPGYGKWVFPGGFVDRGETVEAAAVRETMEEVNLKVRPAGILNVYSYPGRPVIVIVYRVEILGGELKAGDEALEVAAFAPAQIPWKELAFPSTRDALRDFLGGMEAPKIYGFKDLEA, encoded by the coding sequence TTGAACCTGCCCATGGACACCCAGCACGAACAACATCATCCCCTGGATCCTGGTTACAGGTTTTGCCCCAAATGCGGTCATGAGCTGGAAAAGAGGCTCATCAAGGCCGGGGAGCCTGAAAGACTGGTTTGCAAGTCCTGCGGTTTCATCTTTTATCTGGATTCCAAGGTGGCTGTGGGCACTATTCCCATTTTGCAGGGCCGCGTTGTGCTCCTTAGACGAGCCATAGATCCAGGGTATGGCAAGTGGGTATTCCCCGGAGGGTTTGTGGACCGCGGAGAAACCGTAGAGGCTGCCGCCGTGAGAGAGACCATGGAAGAGGTCAATCTCAAGGTGAGGCCTGCGGGAATTCTCAATGTGTATTCCTACCCAGGGAGACCAGTCATAGTGATAGTTTACAGGGTTGAAATCTTGGGTGGGGAACTCAAGGCAGGGGACGAGGCCCTAGAGGTGGCCGCCTTCGCCCCGGCCCAGATACCATGGAAGGAACTTGCTTTTCCCAGCACCAGGGATGCTCTTCGGGACTTCCTGGGGGGCATGGAAGCCCCAAAGATCTATGGCTTCAAGGACCTGGAGGCCTGA
- a CDS encoding YgiQ family radical SAM protein, translating into MSGQPVKRPKQPAPFLPTTKQEMLSLGWKQLDILLVTGDAYVDHPSFGAALIGRYLESLGYKVGILPQPDWRTPESFLSMGVPRLFVGVTSGAMDSMVNRYTSLGKPRRQDHYCEHGLPGARPDRAVLVYVNRIRQAMPGVSVVIGGVEASLRRVSHYDFWSHEIRKSILLDSKATILVYGMGELAVEQIARRLEAGQDLEGIPGTAIYRGQASFQPARYPGALWVAAHEELEESPQRLLELTRLLEQQSQPWSQRILLQKADNRVLILFPPARPLTAHEMDRIYSLPFSRRPHPRYKGEIPAYTMVKDSVTVVRGCAGGCSFCSIGLHQSRALQSRSKESVVEEIGRIARSRSFSGTISDLGGPSANMYGLGCNAGFKKGKCSRASCLFPNICIHLPATQEPFMQLLESARKVPGVRHVFVSSGIRHDLALRDPQFLELLIKHHVSGYLKVAPEHASTAVLARMRKPSWSIYRDFQEAFRNLTQKVGKNFFLVPYLMAGFPGCTIKDMDILERRLRESGLRPRQVQLFLPTPMTMATAMYLSGLDPSSQEPIYVARTQGERKKQLQRLLYWKKQA; encoded by the coding sequence GTGTCAGGCCAACCAGTGAAAAGACCAAAACAACCGGCCCCCTTTCTCCCCACCACCAAGCAGGAGATGTTGTCCCTGGGGTGGAAGCAATTGGATATCCTACTGGTCACCGGAGACGCTTATGTGGATCACCCCTCTTTTGGAGCTGCCCTCATAGGCCGTTACTTGGAATCTTTGGGTTACAAGGTGGGCATCTTACCACAGCCGGATTGGAGGACCCCCGAGAGCTTCTTGTCCATGGGGGTGCCCAGACTCTTTGTGGGTGTAACCTCAGGAGCCATGGATTCCATGGTGAACCGCTACACCTCTTTGGGAAAGCCAAGGCGCCAGGACCACTATTGCGAGCATGGCTTGCCGGGAGCTCGTCCTGACAGGGCGGTGCTAGTATACGTAAACCGCATAAGACAGGCCATGCCTGGAGTGAGTGTGGTAATAGGGGGTGTGGAGGCAAGCTTAAGGAGGGTCAGCCACTATGATTTTTGGAGTCATGAGATCCGCAAATCCATATTGCTGGATTCCAAAGCCACCATCTTAGTTTACGGGATGGGGGAGTTGGCAGTGGAACAAATCGCCCGGCGTCTGGAGGCAGGCCAGGACCTGGAGGGCATTCCCGGCACAGCCATTTACAGAGGACAGGCAAGCTTCCAGCCTGCCCGCTACCCGGGGGCTCTTTGGGTTGCGGCTCACGAGGAACTGGAGGAGTCCCCGCAGAGGCTTTTAGAACTCACGAGACTCTTGGAACAGCAGAGCCAGCCCTGGTCCCAAAGGATTCTCCTGCAAAAGGCTGACAACCGGGTTCTGATCTTGTTTCCACCAGCCAGGCCTCTCACAGCCCATGAAATGGACAGGATTTACTCCCTTCCTTTCTCCAGAAGGCCTCATCCACGTTACAAAGGGGAGATACCGGCCTACACCATGGTAAAGGATTCCGTGACCGTGGTGAGAGGCTGCGCAGGAGGCTGCAGCTTTTGCTCCATAGGCCTGCACCAGTCAAGAGCGCTTCAGAGCAGATCCAAGGAATCAGTAGTTGAAGAGATAGGCAGGATTGCAAGATCCAGGAGCTTTTCGGGCACCATAAGCGATCTTGGAGGACCCTCGGCCAACATGTACGGGCTGGGCTGCAATGCAGGCTTCAAGAAAGGAAAATGCTCCAGGGCTTCCTGCCTCTTTCCAAACATCTGCATTCATCTGCCCGCCACCCAGGAGCCCTTCATGCAGCTGCTTGAAAGCGCCAGAAAGGTCCCTGGGGTCAGACATGTTTTTGTCTCCAGCGGTATACGTCATGATCTGGCCTTGAGGGATCCCCAGTTCTTGGAATTGCTGATCAAACACCATGTTTCAGGATACCTCAAGGTGGCTCCAGAGCACGCAAGCACAGCTGTCTTGGCCAGGATGAGAAAACCATCTTGGTCCATCTATCGAGATTTTCAGGAAGCTTTCCGAAACCTGACCCAGAAAGTCGGAAAGAATTTTTTTCTTGTGCCCTACCTCATGGCAGGCTTTCCGGGCTGCACCATCAAAGACATGGACATACTGGAGCGCAGGCTTCGCGAGTCAGGCCTTAGGCCCAGGCAGGTACAGCTTTTTCTTCCAACCCCCATGACCATGGCTACGGCCATGTACTTAAGCGGGCTGGACCCCTCTTCCCAAGAGCCCATATATGTAGCCAGGACTCAAGGGGAAAGAAAGAAACAGCTTCAAAGACTACTTTACTGGAAAAAGCAAGCCTGA
- the ispG gene encoding flavodoxin-dependent (E)-4-hydroxy-3-methylbut-2-enyl-diphosphate synthase: MSTRKFTRAVRLGNVVIGGSAPVVVQSMTNTDTRDTASTVAQVRRLEAAGCEVVRVAVPDMEAARALGKIRRQISIPLVADIHFDYRLALEALAQGVDGLRINPGNIGGSRKVREVVAAARERMVPIRIGVNSGSLEKDIMEAHGGVTAQGMVESGLRHVRILEEMGYQEIKISLKAPDVRMTCDAYRLMSQAVEYPLHLGVTEAGTLLSGAVKSSVGLGILLNEGIGDTIRVSLTADPVEEVRVAWGILKALGLRQRGVELVSCPTCGRTQVELIAVAMEVEKRLLHVDVPLQVAVMGCAVNGPGEAREADVGICGGKKHWLLFRKGKVIRKLKPQEAVEVLVQEVEEEVSARKRDSSRSLDGSL; this comes from the coding sequence ATGAGCACAAGAAAGTTTACAAGAGCTGTGCGTCTAGGGAATGTGGTAATAGGGGGCAGCGCTCCTGTGGTGGTTCAATCCATGACCAATACGGACACCAGGGATACGGCCTCAACCGTGGCCCAGGTAAGGAGGCTGGAGGCCGCCGGGTGCGAGGTGGTCAGGGTGGCGGTGCCGGACATGGAGGCGGCCAGGGCTCTTGGAAAGATCAGAAGGCAGATTTCAATACCACTGGTTGCGGACATACATTTTGATTACAGACTTGCCCTGGAAGCCCTGGCACAGGGTGTGGACGGACTGCGCATAAACCCAGGCAACATAGGAGGGTCAAGGAAAGTAAGGGAGGTTGTGGCAGCTGCCAGGGAAAGGATGGTTCCCATACGCATAGGGGTCAACTCAGGTTCCCTGGAGAAGGACATAATGGAGGCACATGGCGGTGTGACGGCCCAGGGCATGGTGGAAAGTGGGCTGCGCCATGTGAGGATCCTGGAAGAGATGGGGTACCAGGAGATCAAGATATCTCTGAAGGCTCCGGACGTCAGGATGACCTGCGATGCCTACCGCCTCATGTCCCAGGCCGTGGAATATCCTCTTCATTTGGGGGTCACGGAGGCAGGCACCCTGCTTTCAGGAGCAGTGAAGTCCTCGGTGGGCCTGGGTATCCTTTTGAATGAGGGCATAGGGGACACCATAAGGGTTTCGCTTACGGCCGATCCCGTGGAAGAGGTTAGGGTGGCCTGGGGCATTCTAAAGGCCCTGGGCCTGAGACAGAGGGGAGTGGAACTGGTATCTTGTCCCACTTGCGGAAGAACCCAGGTGGAACTGATCGCAGTAGCCATGGAGGTGGAAAAAAGGCTCCTGCATGTGGATGTGCCCTTACAGGTGGCTGTAATGGGTTGTGCAGTAAATGGTCCCGGGGAGGCAAGGGAGGCTGATGTGGGCATATGCGGAGGCAAGAAGCACTGGCTGCTCTTTAGAAAAGGGAAGGTCATACGCAAGTTGAAACCCCAGGAGGCCGTTGAGGTTCTGGTCCAAGAAGTTGAGGAGGAAGTTTCTGCCCGCAAGAGGGATTCCTCCCGGTCCCTGGATGGATCCTTATAA
- a CDS encoding proline--tRNA ligase, translating to MRLSEFFLPTEKEDRSEAVVASHRLMLRAGMIRQLTSGVYSYLPLGLRAVRKVAQIVREEMDRAGAQELLLPALQPADLWKESGRWDHFGPELVRLRDRNEREFCLGPTHEEVITDLVRKEVRSYRQLPLILYQIQTKFRDERRPRFGVMRAREFTMKDAYSFDCDDSGAEQSYRRMYQAYSRIFKRSGLRFRAVEAETGAIGGSFSHEFMVLADSGEDAIASCDSCDYAANVERAELPPLLVKQQPDPRCAAVELVSTPNMRTVEEVCAFLGRDPSSLIKTLLFLADGKPIGVLVRGDREVNEAKLKRVLGCEELILADEQTVMSLTGAPVGFAGPVGLGKPGAGIRILADQEVMLVVDGVTGANKADAHLVHVRPGRDFQVDGVGDLRTAVAGDGCPRCGRGKLEIWRGIEVGHIFKLGTKYSKAMGATFQDEKGREWPMIMGCYGIGIERTVAAAIEQNHDQDGIIFPMAIAPFQVTVLCLQQELPEVREASEKLYLSLKKEGIETLLDDREERPGSKFKDADLIGIPLRINVGSRSLAKAVVELRHRATGQVEMLGLDSVCERVKEIVRDQIERDPGSGS from the coding sequence ATGCGTCTTTCAGAGTTCTTTCTCCCCACCGAGAAAGAGGATCGTTCCGAGGCTGTGGTGGCAAGTCACCGCCTCATGTTAAGAGCTGGCATGATCAGACAACTCACCTCCGGGGTTTACTCATATCTGCCCCTGGGCCTCAGAGCTGTTCGAAAGGTGGCTCAGATAGTGAGGGAAGAAATGGACAGAGCTGGAGCTCAGGAGTTGCTGCTGCCTGCACTACAACCAGCCGATCTTTGGAAGGAAAGCGGGCGGTGGGATCACTTCGGGCCTGAACTGGTGAGACTGCGAGATCGCAATGAGAGGGAATTCTGCCTGGGTCCCACCCATGAGGAAGTAATCACGGATCTGGTGCGCAAGGAAGTTCGTTCATACAGACAGCTGCCCTTGATCCTCTATCAGATTCAGACCAAGTTCAGGGACGAGAGAAGGCCCAGGTTCGGGGTCATGAGGGCCAGAGAGTTCACCATGAAAGATGCTTACAGCTTTGACTGCGATGATTCAGGTGCTGAGCAAAGCTACAGGAGGATGTACCAGGCTTACAGCCGTATATTCAAAAGGAGCGGTCTTCGCTTCAGGGCAGTGGAGGCTGAAACAGGAGCCATTGGGGGCAGTTTCAGCCACGAGTTCATGGTCTTGGCCGACTCGGGGGAGGACGCCATAGCCAGTTGTGACAGCTGCGATTATGCGGCCAATGTTGAGAGGGCTGAACTTCCGCCGCTTTTGGTCAAGCAGCAGCCAGATCCCCGGTGCGCTGCCGTGGAGCTGGTGTCTACTCCAAACATGCGCACCGTGGAGGAAGTTTGTGCATTTCTGGGCAGGGATCCCTCCAGTTTGATCAAGACCCTCCTTTTCCTCGCAGACGGCAAACCAATTGGTGTGCTGGTGAGGGGTGACAGGGAGGTAAACGAGGCAAAGCTCAAGAGAGTCCTTGGATGTGAGGAGTTGATTCTGGCCGATGAGCAGACCGTGATGAGTCTGACAGGGGCGCCGGTGGGTTTTGCTGGGCCTGTGGGACTTGGAAAACCAGGGGCGGGAATTCGGATCCTGGCGGATCAGGAGGTGATGCTGGTGGTGGATGGTGTCACAGGGGCCAACAAGGCTGATGCCCATCTTGTCCATGTCAGGCCCGGCAGGGATTTCCAGGTGGATGGGGTGGGGGATTTAAGGACAGCAGTGGCCGGAGATGGATGCCCCAGATGCGGCAGGGGAAAGCTTGAGATATGGAGGGGAATTGAGGTGGGCCACATCTTTAAGTTGGGCACCAAGTACAGCAAGGCCATGGGGGCTACCTTCCAGGATGAGAAGGGAAGGGAATGGCCCATGATCATGGGATGTTATGGGATCGGCATAGAAAGAACGGTGGCGGCTGCCATAGAACAGAATCATGACCAGGACGGCATAATCTTTCCCATGGCCATAGCTCCATTCCAGGTGACGGTGCTCTGCCTCCAGCAGGAGCTGCCAGAGGTGAGGGAGGCGTCTGAAAAGCTTTACCTGAGCTTGAAAAAGGAGGGGATCGAGACTCTTTTGGATGACAGAGAGGAGCGGCCCGGGAGCAAATTCAAGGATGCAGATCTCATAGGAATTCCCCTTCGCATAAATGTAGGATCCCGTTCTCTGGCCAAAGCTGTGGTGGAGCTTCGCCACAGGGCCACAGGCCAGGTGGAGATGCTGGGATTGGACAGCGTCTGTGAGCGTGTAAAGGAGATCGTTCGTGATCAGATTGAACGAGATCCTGGATCGGGTAGCTGA
- a CDS encoding bifunctional (p)ppGpp synthetase/guanosine-3',5'-bis(diphosphate) 3'-pyrophosphohydrolase, whose product MIRLNEILDRVAEYDPKADLDLIEKAYVFSAKVHQGQVRLSGEPYLIHPLAVAGLLAELRLDAGTVATGLLHDVVEDTRTTLEEIRDLFGVEIAELVDAVTKLSRMSFSSREEQQAENFRKMILAMSRDIRVILIKLADRLHNIRTLQFHSRENQIRIARETLEIYAPIAHRLGITWMKRELEDQAFRFLEPEAYQEIAEKVAQAKVERDEYIREVEGLLKSELESHGLKPLVQGRFKHYYSIYKKMQSQQLPFEELYDLLAFRVILRNKAECYEALGYVHAMWPPIPGKFNDYIGRPKPNGYQSLHTTVFGPHKKRMEVQIRTELMHRIAEEGIAAHWRYKEGRIVQDKDDERLAWVRQILDWQQELEDPREFLDMVKVELFPDEVYVLTPKGAVKQLPRGSTPVDFAYSIHTEVGHQCVGARVNDKIVPLRYELQSGDVVEIVTHPDHKPSRDWLKFVKTSRARAKIRQWFKTEERNRSMALGRDLCEKEFRRHGLSFSKLIKGPEMEELLKRMSFEDVDDLMAAVGYGRVSPRSLATHFLPEEPQEVEEEKEQIPSLKTRKGKPRAVRGGVRVHGVEDVMVHFARCCQPLPGDRVLGFITRGRGVTVHAADCSNIQDAEAERLIPVEWNQGHQGSHPVRVRVVCSDRKGILAAIAQTLSQADINITHAKVQTSPDKKAVGFFDVEVTDLKHLEGALRAIRRIEEVIEADRVRA is encoded by the coding sequence GTGATCAGATTGAACGAGATCCTGGATCGGGTAGCTGAATATGATCCCAAAGCCGACCTGGATCTCATAGAGAAAGCTTATGTGTTTTCGGCCAAGGTCCATCAGGGACAGGTGCGCCTTTCAGGGGAGCCTTACCTCATCCATCCTTTGGCAGTGGCGGGATTGCTGGCGGAACTCAGGTTGGATGCCGGTACGGTGGCCACCGGACTTCTCCATGATGTGGTGGAGGACACCCGGACTACCCTTGAGGAGATCAGGGATCTCTTCGGGGTGGAGATAGCGGAGTTGGTGGATGCTGTGACAAAACTCTCCAGGATGAGTTTCAGCTCCAGGGAGGAACAGCAAGCCGAGAATTTCCGGAAAATGATCCTGGCCATGTCCAGGGACATAAGGGTGATCTTGATCAAGCTGGCCGACAGGCTTCACAACATAAGGACCCTTCAGTTCCACAGCCGCGAGAATCAGATAAGAATAGCCAGAGAGACCCTGGAGATTTATGCGCCCATAGCCCACAGGCTGGGCATAACCTGGATGAAGAGAGAACTGGAGGACCAGGCCTTCCGTTTTCTGGAGCCCGAGGCTTACCAGGAGATCGCAGAAAAGGTGGCCCAGGCCAAGGTGGAGAGGGACGAATACATCAGGGAAGTGGAAGGGCTCCTGAAATCGGAGCTGGAATCACATGGCCTCAAGCCATTGGTACAGGGCCGTTTCAAACACTATTACAGCATTTACAAGAAAATGCAGAGCCAGCAGTTGCCTTTCGAGGAACTCTATGACTTGTTGGCTTTCCGGGTGATCTTGCGCAACAAGGCAGAGTGTTACGAGGCCCTGGGTTACGTCCACGCCATGTGGCCTCCTATCCCAGGCAAGTTCAATGACTATATCGGAAGGCCCAAGCCCAATGGGTACCAGTCCCTTCACACTACGGTCTTCGGACCCCACAAGAAACGCATGGAGGTTCAGATCCGCACGGAATTGATGCATCGCATAGCCGAAGAGGGAATAGCGGCCCACTGGCGTTACAAGGAAGGTCGAATAGTCCAAGACAAGGATGATGAGAGGCTGGCCTGGGTCCGCCAGATATTGGACTGGCAGCAGGAGCTGGAGGATCCCAGGGAGTTCCTGGATATGGTCAAGGTGGAGCTATTCCCGGACGAGGTCTATGTGCTCACCCCCAAGGGAGCAGTCAAGCAACTTCCCAGGGGCTCCACTCCCGTTGACTTTGCTTATTCCATTCACACAGAGGTGGGGCATCAATGCGTGGGAGCAAGGGTCAACGACAAGATCGTTCCCTTGCGCTACGAGCTTCAAAGCGGTGATGTGGTTGAGATAGTAACCCATCCGGACCACAAGCCCTCCAGGGACTGGCTGAAGTTTGTGAAGACATCCAGGGCCCGAGCCAAGATACGCCAGTGGTTCAAGACAGAGGAACGAAACCGCTCCATGGCCCTGGGAAGGGACCTGTGTGAAAAGGAGTTTCGTCGCCACGGCCTGAGCTTTTCCAAGTTAATAAAAGGGCCAGAGATGGAGGAACTCCTCAAGAGGATGAGTTTTGAGGATGTGGACGACTTGATGGCTGCCGTGGGCTACGGGAGGGTCTCCCCCAGGTCTTTGGCTACCCATTTCCTGCCAGAAGAGCCCCAGGAAGTAGAGGAAGAAAAAGAGCAGATTCCCTCCCTCAAAACGCGCAAGGGCAAGCCCCGTGCTGTGAGAGGAGGTGTGCGGGTCCACGGGGTGGAGGACGTGATGGTCCACTTTGCCAGGTGCTGCCAGCCCCTGCCAGGGGACAGGGTCTTGGGCTTCATAACCAGGGGCAGGGGTGTGACGGTTCACGCGGCCGATTGTTCCAACATACAGGATGCAGAAGCGGAGCGTTTGATACCTGTGGAATGGAACCAGGGGCATCAGGGCAGCCATCCTGTCCGGGTCAGGGTGGTATGCTCGGATCGAAAGGGTATCCTGGCAGCCATAGCTCAGACCCTCAGTCAGGCAGATATCAACATCACCCACGCCAAGGTTCAGACCTCCCCTGACAAGAAAGCCGTGGGTTTTTTCGATGTGGAGGTCACTGATCTGAAACACCTGGAGGGAGCCCTAAGAGCCATCCGACGCATAGAGGAGGTCATCGAAGCGGACAGGGTGAGGGCCTGA
- a CDS encoding TIGR04013 family B12-binding domain/radical SAM domain-containing protein has product MRVLLRQTRANRYTLPLLMNLVEQWDQKGILELDVARSPQELIRHLGSSEGTFVGYSFMTPHLEDVMEELKTIGPYLGARDIVVAGGPHASADPEGTLELGFHAVVAGEAEDLMSELLGAWINAKDSRELHGIWKPTRTCSLEKALPVSRRASFMAPLEITRGCPHGCTYCFTPRFHSRTLRHRSLESVRDYLLASVEMGRHTARFIAPDAFSYRAPGLGDEISSLRSLLGLCQKMGIKHVHLGDFPSEVRPDRVKPELLELLLLYCKNRKLVIGAQSGSNRVLRLVKRGHTVEQVFEAVRQVVGFGLMAHVDMLFGLPGETSQDRIASLRLMERLISMGRVRIHAHMYLPLPGTPLFGLEPPEVEPWFMEELSRMQAHGALDGDWETQALLQKKILGWLEKGLIRKA; this is encoded by the coding sequence ATGCGGGTCCTTCTGAGGCAGACCAGGGCCAATCGCTACACTCTGCCTTTGCTTATGAACCTTGTGGAGCAATGGGATCAAAAAGGCATCCTGGAGCTGGATGTGGCGCGTTCCCCCCAGGAACTGATACGCCATCTGGGCTCCTCAGAGGGGACATTTGTGGGCTACTCCTTCATGACACCCCACCTGGAGGATGTTATGGAGGAACTCAAGACCATAGGACCATACCTGGGAGCCCGGGACATTGTTGTGGCAGGCGGCCCTCACGCCTCGGCCGATCCTGAGGGTACCCTGGAGCTGGGCTTCCATGCTGTGGTGGCAGGGGAGGCAGAGGATCTGATGTCAGAACTGCTGGGGGCATGGATCAATGCCAAGGACTCCAGAGAGCTGCATGGGATCTGGAAGCCAACACGTACTTGCAGCCTGGAGAAAGCCCTGCCTGTATCCAGGAGAGCCAGCTTCATGGCACCTTTGGAGATTACCAGGGGCTGCCCCCATGGTTGTACTTATTGTTTCACACCCAGGTTCCATTCCAGGACACTCAGACACAGGTCCTTGGAATCCGTGAGAGACTACCTCCTGGCCTCCGTGGAAATGGGAAGGCACACAGCCCGCTTCATAGCTCCAGATGCTTTCTCTTATAGGGCCCCAGGCTTGGGAGATGAGATAAGTTCCCTGAGGAGTCTCTTGGGGCTATGCCAGAAGATGGGCATCAAACACGTTCACCTTGGGGACTTCCCTTCGGAGGTGCGACCCGACAGGGTAAAACCAGAGCTACTGGAACTGCTTCTCCTCTATTGCAAGAACCGCAAGCTGGTCATCGGAGCCCAGTCAGGAAGCAACAGGGTCCTCAGACTCGTGAAAAGAGGTCACACCGTGGAACAGGTGTTTGAGGCCGTAAGGCAGGTGGTGGGCTTTGGGCTCATGGCTCATGTGGACATGCTCTTCGGGCTTCCTGGAGAGACGAGTCAGGACAGGATTGCAAGCTTAAGACTCATGGAGAGACTCATAAGCATGGGAAGGGTTCGCATCCATGCTCACATGTATCTTCCTCTTCCTGGAACCCCTCTTTTTGGTTTGGAACCGCCTGAGGTGGAGCCCTGGTTCATGGAGGAACTGAGCCGTATGCAGGCTCACGGAGCCCTAGATGGGGATTGGGAAACACAGGCTCTGCTCCAGAAAAAGATCCTGGGTTGGCTTGAAAAAGGGCTCATCCGCAAGGCATGA
- the rarD gene encoding EamA family transporter RarD — MSDVGSSLPRTQKPSAPGNPEGVNGQEKGLLYALAAFGFWGLVAVYFKALQHVPAMEVLAHRVFWSVPLTALLLSYSHGWSSLRTSLRSPRVLKTLFLSASLVLVNWFVFIYAIQTGRVVEASLGYYINPLVNVLLGTVFLGERLRRTQVVAVALAALGTLNMLILQGTLPWIALILASSFGLYGLLRKTVAVEPVGGLFVETALMTPLALGYLVFLGIRTEICFGLVDTATTVLLAMAGAVTAFPLVWFTHAARRLQLSTLGLIQYLAPTLQFLLGVLAYGEPFGWTHLITFCCIWAGVGLFALEIWASSFLQRGKRQCGSF, encoded by the coding sequence ATGTCTGATGTTGGCAGCTCACTCCCCCGCACGCAGAAGCCCTCTGCACCAGGGAACCCAGAAGGGGTAAATGGACAGGAAAAAGGGCTCCTTTACGCCCTGGCTGCCTTTGGATTCTGGGGCCTGGTGGCAGTGTATTTCAAAGCACTGCAACATGTGCCGGCCATGGAGGTACTGGCCCACAGGGTCTTTTGGTCCGTGCCCTTGACAGCCCTTCTGCTCTCTTATAGCCACGGCTGGAGCAGCCTGAGGACTTCCCTCAGATCACCGAGGGTTCTCAAGACGCTTTTTCTGAGCGCCTCTTTGGTCCTGGTGAACTGGTTCGTTTTCATCTACGCCATCCAAACCGGTAGGGTCGTAGAGGCCAGCCTGGGATACTATATCAATCCCCTTGTTAACGTGCTTTTGGGAACCGTTTTTCTTGGCGAGAGGCTAAGGCGCACCCAGGTGGTGGCCGTGGCATTGGCTGCCCTGGGAACCCTCAACATGCTCATTCTCCAGGGCACCCTGCCATGGATAGCTCTGATTCTGGCCTCCAGCTTCGGGCTTTACGGCCTGCTTAGGAAAACCGTGGCCGTAGAACCTGTGGGAGGGCTCTTCGTGGAGACGGCCCTCATGACGCCTCTGGCTCTGGGTTACTTGGTTTTTCTTGGAATTCGAACGGAAATCTGCTTTGGACTGGTGGATACAGCCACAACCGTTCTTCTGGCCATGGCAGGCGCGGTTACTGCCTTCCCTCTTGTATGGTTCACCCATGCGGCCAGGAGACTGCAGCTAAGCACCCTGGGCCTTATTCAGTACCTGGCTCCAACCCTCCAGTTCCTTTTGGGGGTCCTGGCATATGGAGAGCCCTTTGGATGGACCCACCTCATCACCTTTTGCTGCATATGGGCAGGAGTGGGTCTCTTCGCCTTGGAGATCTGGGCTTCCAGTTTTCTTCAAAGAGGCAAAAGACAATGCGGGTCCTTCTGA